The following proteins are co-located in the Heteronotia binoei isolate CCM8104 ecotype False Entrance Well chromosome 8, APGP_CSIRO_Hbin_v1, whole genome shotgun sequence genome:
- the LOC132576654 gene encoding calmodulin-A-like: protein MARHLSEEQLAEFKEAFSLFDKDGDGAITTKELGTVMRSLGHNPTEAELQSLISEIDANGNGTVDFPEFLALMAKRTRESDSEEEIREAFRVFDKDGNGYICAAELRHVMTNLGEKLTDEEVDEMIKEADVDKDGKVNYEEFVRVMTEK, encoded by the coding sequence ATGGCTCGCCATCTATCAGAGGAACAGCTCGCAGAGTTCAAAGAGGCCTTCTCTCTCTTTGACAAGGATGGCGACGGGGCCATCACCACTAAGGAACTGGGCACCGTCATGCGGTCTCTCGGGCACAACCCAACCGAGGCCGAACTGCAGAGCCTGATAAGTGAGATCGATGCCAACGGCAATGGCACCGTTGACTTCCCGGAATTCCTGGCCCTGATGGCCAAGAGGACGCGAGAGTCGGACAGCGAGGAGGAAATCCGCGAGGCTTTCCGGGTGTTCGACAAGGACGGGAATGGTTACATCTGCGCAGCAGAGCTGAGACACGTTATGACCAACCTCGGGGAGAAACTGACGGATGAAGAGGTGGACGAGATGATCAAGGAGGCCGATGTGGATAAGGATGGGAAAGTGAACTACGAAGAGTTCGTGAGGGTAATGACGGAGAAGTAG
- the LOC132576655 gene encoding calmodulin-like, whose protein sequence is MAHELSEEQIAVLKEAFSHFDKDGDGNITPEELGKALRSLEHVLIHLGEKFTDEKMEAMIEEVDADGNGKVNYQEFLRLMTEL, encoded by the coding sequence ATGGCTCACGAGCTCTCTGAAGAACAAATCGCCGTCCTCAAAGAGGCCTTCTCGCACTTCGACAAAGACGGCGACGGGAACATTACCCCGGAGGAGCTGGGGAAGGCCTTGCGCTCCCTCGAGCACGTTCTGATCCATCTCGGGGAGAAGTTCACGGACGAGAAGATGGAGGCCATGATCGAGGAAGTCGATGCGGACGGGAACGGGAAAGTGAACTACCAGGAGTTCCTGAGGCTGATGACGGAGCTGTGA